The following are encoded in a window of Terriglobales bacterium genomic DNA:
- a CDS encoding universal stress protein produces the protein MYETILVTLDGTPTDRAIIEHVKELARLAHSRLVLLHVADGWAARMYGRDAVSPEIAEDKAYLESVRAEFQSAGIPAQAELAFGEPAEEIIKWVREKGCDLVAMSTHGHRLLSDVFRGATATKVRHSISVPVLLLRAKKEPPEGR, from the coding sequence ATGTACGAGACCATTCTGGTGACGCTGGATGGCACGCCCACCGACCGCGCCATCATCGAGCACGTGAAGGAGCTGGCGCGGTTGGCGCACAGCCGGCTGGTGCTGCTGCACGTGGCCGACGGCTGGGCGGCGCGCATGTACGGCCGCGATGCGGTCAGCCCCGAGATCGCCGAGGACAAGGCCTACCTGGAGAGCGTGCGCGCCGAGTTCCAGTCCGCCGGCATCCCTGCCCAGGCGGAGCTGGCCTTCGGCGAGCCCGCCGAGGAGATCATCAAGTGGGTGCGCGAGAAGGGCTGCGATCTGGTGGCCATGAGCACCCACGGGCATCGACTGCTCTCCGACGTCTTCCGCGGCGCCACCGCCACCAAGGTGCGCCACAGCATCAGCGTGCCCGTGCTGCTGCTGCGGGCGAAGAAAGAGCCGCCGGAAGGACGATGA